One window of the Pieris brassicae chromosome 4, ilPieBrab1.1, whole genome shotgun sequence genome contains the following:
- the LOC123708073 gene encoding transmembrane emp24 domain-containing protein 5 isoform X1, with protein MARRTWHMFTLVTIIFTILSLAGDVFSSTAAPWYENLPAVTMDYKVHIDAGKEDCYYQFVQPGATFYASYQVLKGGDGMCGFAVRHPNGQIVHPYEWRQSAEYADQTSSGGYYAVCLDNQFSRFAGKLVNLYLSVIRYDMWEKYAKEVEELDMNINNFTNSIQFVERNINDILQFQYHSRAKESRDYNLLVDNNTYVLRWSLLQIIAVAATGTLQVYFLRKLFEVKDNSSKTRI; from the exons ATGGCTCGACGGACGTGGCATATGTTTACATTGGTAACGATAATATTTACGATTTTATCTCTGGCTGGCGATGTTTTCTCGTCGACTGCAGCACCATGGTACGAAAACCTTCCTGCAGTCACAATGGATTACAAAGTTCATATAGATGCCGGGAAAGAAGATTGTTACTATCAATTTGTTCAACCCGGTGCGACATTCTACGCAAGCTACCAG GTGCTGAAAGGAGGTGATGGAATGTGCGGATTTGCTGTGCGGCATCCGAATGGCCAGATCGTGCATCCTTACGAATGGCGACAAAGCGCGGAATACGCAGATCAAACTAGTTCTGGCGGGTACTATGCTGTGTGTCTCGATAACCAGTTTTCCAGATTTGCTGGAAAACTGGTCAATTTATACTTGTCGGTGATTAGATATGACATGTGGGAGAAATACGCGAAGGAAGTAGAAGAATTAGACATGAACATCAATAACTTTACA AACTCAATACAGTTTGtggaaagaaatataaatgatatccTGCAGTTCCAGTATCATTCTAGAGCAAAGGAGTCGCGTGATTATAACCTTCTAGTCGATAACAATACCTATGTTTTACG atGGTCTCTGTTACAAATTATTGCTGTTGCAGCCACAGGCACGCTTCAAGTGTACTTTTTAAGGAAACTATTTGAGGTTAAAGACAATTCATCAAAGACACGAATTTAG
- the LOC123708252 gene encoding protein melted: MHELLKHVLTERDLTRAGDIFAIPDSDIVNDINEVLKQITEISSRPDYIRNDRDQALIEICVTRVTSCIKETGTLAKYCSALVALLESCLHHNLMPVGHLRDDDPPHAKIASDVISCIVLVSFPLQSDKETSTTAEVMELFLPVAVQFLHKGNREISRHMARYLSLAAVHHAGLLKPHVQTIMDSIMSGNYPLCRILTNLYEVCPEPLEGHVTALVALLPHAEPVEKSSLFGLFEQIASRRPEALKTAVPQLLSYLCPNTAPQNDPGCMCIDLLQVIASVSASRPSLVVEQTGVIKRAARPHHASPQSAALIATILARLGTTSRERAQEALNFVVERLHGAEWSEQAGLIREATALCTAYPALFTDRLLAALRANHGNRPKSTHGEINRTSGGVTIVKLNQNSNDIITRPIAEPPGPVALGPPGNTGTPAVNTGAPVGYTRRAKLGDSRSTGRLHPGPNSHRSMTRLNVAGGSVGGLHKSMTRLSSSQQINAQNANLPAPVPNKNIVSKAISGATQGSTSTTSPPFSSQSISVNPLIGKSSDITPITSSVSIQHSNTALGQVSVINSHTGPILTQTGPILTQIGTNPVSISGSVTVTSRRANNTSVTMINTNNSDGNHRISVFEPYPMRDTVQHFCEKHLDKIKAFMDNVSMRIPPPAKCTIEERRSKKQARLQFACGRRGPHCLYARGAFSLRTRAPRVWIHLMFLALQARHTAALSSRDPTVASLKHCWDILKCENKTFLTLVTSAFPGLKEQEMLVNELRAAGFFDVFEVSAGGAWGCFLCTHPDRAVGFLAADGQPVIEGQLKEKKGRWRLFRRWRTRYFTLSGAHLSCKGSSGGESIDVNQIRSVKVSRGARNIPKAFEIFTGDQTLILKPKDGKNAEEWVQCLSIAVAHSQARDAPSKANSLPARGLTLKSF, encoded by the exons ATGCACGAATTGCTGAAGCACGTGCTTACTGAGCGCGACCTCACTCGTGCAGGGGACATATTCGCAATTCCTGATTCTGACATCGTCAACGATATCAACGAAGTT ttaaaacaaattacagaAATTTCCTCCAGGCCTGATTACATTCGTAATGATAGAGATCAGgctttaattgaaatatgtgtCACAAGAGTAACATCTTGCATTAAAGAGACTGGAACTTTGGCAAAGTACTGTAGTGCACTTGTAGCTTTGCTAGAGTCCTGTCTTCATCACAATCTTATGCCAGTTGGACATTTAAGAGATGATGATCCACCACATGCCAAAATTGCCTCCGATGTCATTTCTTGTATTGTTCTT GTATCATTCCCTTTACAATCTGACAAGGAGACCAGCACTACTGCAGAAGTTATGGAGTTATTTCTTCCAGTAGCTGTGCAATTCTTGCACAAGGGAAACCGTGAGATATCTAGACATATGGCTAGATATTTGTCATTAGCAGCTGTCCATCATGCAGGACTTTTGAAACCGCATGTTCAAACAATTATGGACTCTATAATGTCAG GCAACTACCCTCTATGTCGCATCCTAACCAATTTATATGAAGTGTGTCCTGAGCCGCTTGAAGGGCATGTTACTGCTTTAGTAGCACTGCTTCCTCATGCGGAACCAGTGGAGAAAAGTTCGCTCTTTGGTCTATTTGAGCAAATTGCATCAAGAAGGCCAGAAGCTTTAAAGACTGCAGTACCACAGTTGTTGTCTTATTTATGCCCAAACACTGCACCTCAAAATGACCCAGGTTGCATGTGCATCGATCTTCTTCAG GTGATAGCCAGCGTGAGCGCCAGCCGTCCTTCGCTAGTGGTGGAGCAGACGGGAGTGATAAAGCGCGCTGCTCGTCCGCATCACGCCAGCCCTCAAAGCGCTGCCCTTATCGCCACTATACTGGCTCGTCTTGGAACCACTAGTCGG GAGCGAGCCCAAGAAGCCCTAAACTTTGTAGTTGAACGGCTACACGGAGCTGAATGGTCGGAGCAAGCGGGCTTAATCCGAGAAGCGACCGCGCTTTGCACCGCTTACCCTGCCTTATTTACAGATCGACTTCTTGCCGCTTTACGAGCAAACCACgg TAATCGCCCAAAATCAACACATGGCGAAATAAACAGAACCTCGGGTGGTGTAACCATCGTTAAACTTAACCAGAATTCCAACGACATAATAACAAGGCCAATAGCCGAGCCCCCAGGTCCCGTTGCCCTAGGACCCCCGGGTAATACTGGGACTCCGGCAGTAAATACAGGGGCCCCAGTGGGATATACCAGAAGGGCTAAGTTGGGCGATTCCCGAAGTACGGGTAGATTACACCCGGGACCTAATTCTCATAGGAGCATGACAAGGTTGAACGTTGCTG GTGGTTCAGTGGGCGGGCTACACAAGAGCATGACGCGGCTTTCCTCCTCACAACAGATTAATGCACAAAACGCCAATCTACCAGCACCAG TTCCAAacaaaaacatcgtgagcaaAGCTATAAGTGGCGCAACTCAGGGCTCG acaTCGACAACTTCGCCCCCCTTTTCCTCCCAATCAATATCAGTGAACCCTCTTATTGGCAAATCATCAGACATCACTCCCATAACTTCCTCGGTCTCGATCCAGCATTCCAATACAGCTCTCGGCCAAGTATCAGTCATCAACTCACACACGGGACCAATTTTGACCCAAACGGGACCGATCTTGACCCAAATAGGAACAAACCCGGTCTCCATATCCGGCTCGGTGACAGTTACGTCCCGTAGAGCGAACAATACGAGTGTGACGatgataaatacaaataatagtgATGGGAATCATCGAATATCGGTTTTTGAGCCTTACCCAATGCGGGATACGGTACAACACTTCTGCGAGAAGCATTTGGATAAGATTAAGGCATTTATGGATAATGTGTCCATGAGGATACCTCCACCTGCCAAATGTACTATTGaag AGCGTCGTTCCAAAAAGCAAGCTCGCCTGCAATTCGCTTGCGGGCGTCGCGGGCCTCATTGCTTGTACGCACGCGGTGCGTTCTCGCTACGTACGCGCGCGCCTCGCGTCTGGATACATCTCATGTTCCTAGCATTACAGGCAAGGCACACAGCTGCCTTGTCCTCAAGAGACCCCACGGTGGCCAGTCTCAAACACTGCTGGGATATACTGAAGTGCGAGAACAAGACCTTTCTCACACTCGTTACGAGCGCTTTTCCGGGGTTAAAG GAACAAGAAATGCTGGTGAACGAATTACGCGCGGCGGGATTCTTCGACGTATTCGAAGTTAGTGCTGGTGGGGCATGGGGCTGTTTCCTTTGTACCCACCCGGACAGGGCTGTAGGCTTTCTGGCAGCAGATGGCCAACCAGTTATAGAGGGACAGTTGAAGGAGAAAAAGGGCAGATGGAGGCTATTCAGACGATGGAGAACACGGTACTTCACATTGTCAGGCGCGCATCTCTCTTGTAAAGGATCG AGCGGTGGAGAGAGCATAGATGTCAACCAGATCCGGTCAGTAAAAGTGTCCCGCGGGGCCAGAAATATCCCGAAAGCATTTGAGATTTTTACCGGTGATCAAACCCTGATCCTTAAGCCCAAAGACGGTAAGAATGCCGAGGAATGGGTGCAGTGCCTCAGTATAGCTGTCGCTCACTCGCAAGCGAGAGATGCGCCCTCTAAAGCCAACAGCTTGCCTGCTAGAGGACTCACTCTTAAGAGCTTTTAA
- the LOC123708072 gene encoding tRNA pseudouridine synthase-like 1 isoform X2, whose translation MGRKYPDPESVQGIMEIALLKLKSENYPALNLSSRTDGGVHALNTSAHIDLVPRSGSKLFHQDSIPYELNKFFLKRDISIFVKNIIRVNDDFSARRNAISRTYLYRFAVLREGLSEKVSIGQYIPVEEWKRCLFIRPKQFDIEKFKEAAKYFEGYHDFTTFKKFDKLKQHKHNRRYIYSINVRPGQPIVTSYTNTPSPYFDYWDVEIKGHSFVHNQIRRMVGSLITVATGKIEPRDIKLMLQIPSKHSWVSQITSIPPHGLYLCNVEYKPEDLIYKSKNDNEIVSGN comes from the exons ATGGGTCGTAAGTACCCTGACCCAGAAAGTGTTCAAGGTATTATGGAAATCGCATTACTAAAGTTAAAGTCTGAAAATTACCCAGCACTTAATCTTTCAAGCCG TACAGATGGTGGAGTTCATGCCCTCAACACATCTGCCCATATTGATCTTGTTCCTAGATCTGGTTCTAAACTGTTTCACCAAGACTCAATTCCTTATGaacttaataagttttttcttaaaaggGATATAAgcatatttgtaaaaaacattataagagTGAATGATGACTTCAGTGCCAGAAGAAATGCAATAAGCAGGACATACTTATACAG gTTTGCAGTTCTCAGAGAAGGTTTATCAGAAAAAGTAAGTATTGGTCAGTACATACCAGTTGAAGAATGGAAACGATGTTTGTTTATCAG GCCAAAACAATTTGACATAGAGAAATTTAAAGAGGctgcaaaatattttgaaggGTACCACGACTTCACAACATTCAAGAAGTTTGACAAACTGAAACAGCACAAGCATAAtagaagatatatttattctattaatgTGCGACCAGGACAACCAATTGTAACAAGCTACACCAATACCCCTAGTCCTTATTTTGACTATTGGGATGTTGAAATAAAGGGACATTCATTTGTGCATAACCAg ATACGGCGTATGGTTGGATCTCTTATCACTGTGGCAACTGGTAAAATAGAACCAAGGGACATAAAGTTAATGCTTCAAATACCCTCAAAACATTCATGGGTCAGTCAGATTACATCTATTCCACCCCATGGGCTTTATCTTTGCAATGTTGAGTATAAACCTGaggatttaatatataaatctaaaaatgataatgaaatagTATCTGGGAACTAA
- the LOC123708073 gene encoding transmembrane emp24 domain-containing protein 1 isoform X2 codes for MARRTWHMFTLVLKGGDGMCGFAVRHPNGQIVHPYEWRQSAEYADQTSSGGYYAVCLDNQFSRFAGKLVNLYLSVIRYDMWEKYAKEVEELDMNINNFTNSIQFVERNINDILQFQYHSRAKESRDYNLLVDNNTYVLRWSLLQIIAVAATGTLQVYFLRKLFEVKDNSSKTRI; via the exons ATGGCTCGACGGACGTGGCATATGTTTACATTG GTGCTGAAAGGAGGTGATGGAATGTGCGGATTTGCTGTGCGGCATCCGAATGGCCAGATCGTGCATCCTTACGAATGGCGACAAAGCGCGGAATACGCAGATCAAACTAGTTCTGGCGGGTACTATGCTGTGTGTCTCGATAACCAGTTTTCCAGATTTGCTGGAAAACTGGTCAATTTATACTTGTCGGTGATTAGATATGACATGTGGGAGAAATACGCGAAGGAAGTAGAAGAATTAGACATGAACATCAATAACTTTACA AACTCAATACAGTTTGtggaaagaaatataaatgatatccTGCAGTTCCAGTATCATTCTAGAGCAAAGGAGTCGCGTGATTATAACCTTCTAGTCGATAACAATACCTATGTTTTACG atGGTCTCTGTTACAAATTATTGCTGTTGCAGCCACAGGCACGCTTCAAGTGTACTTTTTAAGGAAACTATTTGAGGTTAAAGACAATTCATCAAAGACACGAATTTAG
- the LOC123708072 gene encoding tRNA pseudouridine synthase-like 1 isoform X1: MKARYLLFFSYIGTTFRSSEKLWIKMGRKYPDPESVQGIMEIALLKLKSENYPALNLSSRTDGGVHALNTSAHIDLVPRSGSKLFHQDSIPYELNKFFLKRDISIFVKNIIRVNDDFSARRNAISRTYLYRFAVLREGLSEKVSIGQYIPVEEWKRCLFIRPKQFDIEKFKEAAKYFEGYHDFTTFKKFDKLKQHKHNRRYIYSINVRPGQPIVTSYTNTPSPYFDYWDVEIKGHSFVHNQIRRMVGSLITVATGKIEPRDIKLMLQIPSKHSWVSQITSIPPHGLYLCNVEYKPEDLIYKSKNDNEIVSGN, from the exons ATGAAAGCTCGttacttgttatttttttcgtaTATAGGTACTACATTTAG atCATCTGAAAAACTATGGATAAAAATGGGTCGTAAGTACCCTGACCCAGAAAGTGTTCAAGGTATTATGGAAATCGCATTACTAAAGTTAAAGTCTGAAAATTACCCAGCACTTAATCTTTCAAGCCG TACAGATGGTGGAGTTCATGCCCTCAACACATCTGCCCATATTGATCTTGTTCCTAGATCTGGTTCTAAACTGTTTCACCAAGACTCAATTCCTTATGaacttaataagttttttcttaaaaggGATATAAgcatatttgtaaaaaacattataagagTGAATGATGACTTCAGTGCCAGAAGAAATGCAATAAGCAGGACATACTTATACAG gTTTGCAGTTCTCAGAGAAGGTTTATCAGAAAAAGTAAGTATTGGTCAGTACATACCAGTTGAAGAATGGAAACGATGTTTGTTTATCAG GCCAAAACAATTTGACATAGAGAAATTTAAAGAGGctgcaaaatattttgaaggGTACCACGACTTCACAACATTCAAGAAGTTTGACAAACTGAAACAGCACAAGCATAAtagaagatatatttattctattaatgTGCGACCAGGACAACCAATTGTAACAAGCTACACCAATACCCCTAGTCCTTATTTTGACTATTGGGATGTTGAAATAAAGGGACATTCATTTGTGCATAACCAg ATACGGCGTATGGTTGGATCTCTTATCACTGTGGCAACTGGTAAAATAGAACCAAGGGACATAAAGTTAATGCTTCAAATACCCTCAAAACATTCATGGGTCAGTCAGATTACATCTATTCCACCCCATGGGCTTTATCTTTGCAATGTTGAGTATAAACCTGaggatttaatatataaatctaaaaatgataatgaaatagTATCTGGGAACTAA
- the LOC123708382 gene encoding uncharacterized protein LOC123708382, giving the protein MADSTEYSSLFALVDSHLSKTSIRSDKSSKNTFILPSLGNVPNCSTSEGQIKTPIAPKFPTSPFTVGVSESPIKNILAQQVANMLKTKERKQQEDRDQKLVKDMQQFNLIDDSHYVIDLMKAVSTPYKFERQEVKDEEVLSSSSSFESLFELKLTDSVEVSKISEISEVPLPCSSDISYILSTKVCEGQPSTFGKVLTSRLRPVAAPYLHENINCSIEVFDFSTPSPCDIHKQRLRKPTMSSTYTSIIEL; this is encoded by the coding sequence ATGGCAGATTCTACAGAATATTCATCGTTATTTGCACTCGTGGACAGCCATCTGTCCAAAACGAGCATTCGTTCTGATAAATCttctaaaaatacattcattCTTCCATCACTTGGAAATGTTCCGAATTGTAGTACATCAGAAGGACAGATTAAGACTCCTATAGCACCAAAATTTCCTACATCACCTTTTACTGTTGGAGTAAGTGAAAGtcccataaaaaatattttagctcAACAGGTAGCAAATATGCTAAAAACTAAAGAGAGAAAACAACAAGAAGATAGAGATCAAAAACTAGTTAAAGACATGCAACAATTCAACCTCATAGATGATAGTCATTATGTTATTGATTTAATGAAAGCAGTTTCAACTCCTTATAAGTTTGAAAGGCAAGAAGTTAAAGATGAGGAAGTgcttagtagtagtagttccTTTGAATCACTTTTTGAACTGAAATTGACTGATAGTGTTGAAGTTTCAAAAATTTCAGAGATATCAGAGGTCCCTTTGCCTTGTTCATctgatatttcatatatattaagtacaaAAGTTTGTGAAGGCCAACCTTCAACATTCGGAAAAGTTTTGACATCACGATTACGGCCTGTAGCAGCTCCATATttacatgaaaatattaattgcagTATTGAGGTATTTGATTTCTCAACTCCTTCACCTTGTGACATACATAAACAAAGATTACGAAAGCCTACTATGTCTAGTACCTACACATCTATCATTgaattatag
- the LOC123708075 gene encoding dual specificity protein phosphatase 19, with the protein MSFLSELKKQKEKLKETTTVITNVDGKQYLETGQDIKEINKNSYGFVVDTKPDDIPVLILDNLYIGSQDCAVDSVLEKYNIVHVLSLGVDVNIKVKNKFIYILDLPESDVRLVLKESLLFINEAIEKKENVLVHCNAGVSRTSLVTIAYLMHYENMAFEDSYNLVKSKRPCIRPNDGFVKQLRMMVPGRIL; encoded by the coding sequence ATGAGCTTTCTAAGtgaattaaagaaacaaaaagaaaaacttaaaGAGACAACAACTGTGATAACTAATGTTGATGGTAAACAGTACTTAGAGACTGGACAAGATATTAAggagataaataaaaattcatatggCTTTGTTGTTGATACTAAACCAGATGATATACCAGTTTTGATActtgataatttatatatagggTCACAAGATTGTGCTGTAGATAGTGTTTTAGagaaatacaatattgtacATGTGTTAAGTTTAGGTGTAGATGTGAATATAaaagtgaaaaataaatttatttacatactagATTTGCCTGAATCTGATGTTAGattagttttaaaagaaaGTTTGTTGTTTATAAATGAGGCTATTGAGAagaaagaaaatgtattagtACATTGTAATGCAGGCGTTTCTAGGACATCTTTGGTGACAATTGCTTATTTAATGCATTATGAGAATATGGCGTTTGAAGACTCTTATAATTTGGTAAAAAGCAAAAGACCCTGTATAAGACCTAATGATGGATTCGTAAAACAATTACGAATGATGGTACCTGGGAGAATTTTGTAG